In Pan troglodytes isolate AG18354 chromosome 21, NHGRI_mPanTro3-v2.0_pri, whole genome shotgun sequence, one genomic interval encodes:
- the LOC112207866 gene encoding phosphoglucomutase-like protein 5: MVVGSDGRYFSRTAIEIVVQMAAANGIGRLIIGQNGILSTPAVSCIIRKIKAAGGIILTASHCPGGPGGEFGVKFNVANGGPAPNVVSDKIYQISKTIEEYAICADLRIDLSRLGRQEFDLENKFKPFRVEIVDPVDIYLNLLRTIFDFHAIKSLLTGPSQLKIHVDAMHGVMGLYVRKVLCDELGAPANSAINCVPLEDFGGQHPDRNLTYATTLLEAMKGGEYGFGAAFDADGDCYMILGQNGFFVSPSDSLAIIAANLSCIPCFRQMRVRGFGRSMPTSMALDR; encoded by the exons ATTGGACGACTGATTATTGGACAGAATGGCATCTTGTCAACACCTGCGGTCTCCTGCATTATCAGGAAGATCAAGGCAGCTGGTGGAATCATTCTAACAGCCAGCCACTGCCCTGGAGGACCAGGGGGAGAGTTTGGAGTGAAGTTTAATGTTGCCAATGGAG GTCCTGCACCCAATGTTGTCTCAGACAAAATCTACCAAATCAGCAAAACGATTGAGGAATATGCTATATGTGCTGATCTCCGAATCGACCTATCTCGACTAGGAAGACAAGAATTTGACCTAGAGAACAAATTCAAACCATTCAGAG tGGAAATAGTGGACCCAGTGGATATCTATCTTAACCTCCTTCGGACCATCTTTGACTTTCATGCCATCAAGAGTTTGCTGACTGGGCCCAGCCAACTGAAGATTCACGTTGACGCAATGCATGGAG TTATGGGACTTTATGTGAGAAAAGTTCTGTGTGATGAGCTGGGGGCCCCAGCCAATTCTGCAATAAACTGTGTTCCCCTGGAAGACTTTGGAGGGCAGCACCCTGACCGAAACCTGACATATGCAACGACTCTTCTGGAAGCAATGAAAGGAGGAGAATATGGATTTGGAGCTGCATTTGATGCTGATGGG GACTGTTATATGATCCTAGGCCAAAATGGCTTCTTTGTGAGCCCTTCTGACTCCCTGGCCATCATTGCTGCCAACCTCTCTTGCATTCCATGTTTCCGTCAGATGAGGGTCCGCGGGTTTGGGAGGAGTATGCCAACCAGCATGGCCCTGGACAGGTAA